From a single Nicotiana tabacum cultivar K326 chromosome 8, ASM71507v2, whole genome shotgun sequence genomic region:
- the LOC107772668 gene encoding gamma-glutamyl peptidase 3-like produces MKVEGEKKYALLLAAKDSDYVEKVYGGYYNVFVEAYGEEGEKWDLFRVVDNEFPDMAELHNYEGFVVSGSPYDAYGNDNWILKLCLLLQTLYFMQKKVLGICFGHQVLCRALGGDVRKADSGWDIGIREVSILKESLTYNTFLDDLNETPSTLSIIECHQDEVWEVPKEAKVMACSDKTRVEMFTIGDHILGIQGHPEYTKDILNNLIDRLLSNGSIQRGFAEDARSELHKAEPDRKSLQRICKRFLKGR; encoded by the exons ATGAAAGTCGAAGGAGAGAAGAAATATGCACTGTTATTAGCAGCTAAGGATTCTGATTATGTGGAAAAAGTATATGGAGGATATTACAATGTGTTTGTTGAAGCTTATGGAGAAGAAGGAGAGAAATGGGATTTGTTCAGAGTTGTTGATAATGAATTTCCAGACATGGCTGAACTCCATAATTATGAAGGTTTTGTAGTTAGTGGAAGTCCTTATGATGCTTATGGGAATGACAATTGGATTCTTAAGCTTTGTCTTCTCTTACAAACTTTATATTTCATGCAAAAGAAAGTTCTTGGCATCTGCTTTGGCCACCAG GTTTTGTGCAGAGCTTTGGGAGGAGATGTTAGGAAGGCTGATAGTGGTTGGGACATTGGAATAAGGGAAGTGAGTATTTTGAAGGAATCCCTAACGTATAATACATTTCTTGATGATTTGAATGAAACTCCATCTACACTTTCAATCATTGAGTGCCACCAAGATGAG GTATGGGAGGTGCCAAAGGAAGCTAAAGTGATGGCATGTTCAGACAAGACAAGAGTAGAAATGTTCACAATTGGAGATCATATTTTAGGCATTCAAGGCCATCCTGAATATACCAAAGATATTCTCAATAATCTCATTGATCGTCTCCTTTCCAATGGTTCAA TACAGAGAGGATTTGCAGAAGATGCTAGATCAGAGCTACATAAAGCAGAGCCAGATAGAAAAAGTTTGCAAAGGATTTGCAAGAGGTTTCTCAAAGGGAGATAG
- the LOC107772629 gene encoding uncharacterized protein LOC107772629, translating into MADEEQRKPTTRRTPLSQIDEDRVCIMLSMIESESEDEEITASDEEFLESEIQDFELEFYDEEYDDDNEDMEEDDVDPDELSYEVQKMEYSLFIYVAQKIHDIY; encoded by the exons ATGGCTGATGAAGAACAGAGAAAACCAACGACACGAAGAACACCTCTTAGCCAAATAGATGAG GATAGAGTTTGTATTATGTTATCGATGATTGAAAGTGAAAGTGAAGACGAGGAAATCACTGCCTCTGATGAAGAATTTTTAGAAAGTGAGATTCAAG ATTTCGAATTAGAGTTTTACGACGAAGAGTACGATGATGACAACGAG GATATGGAAGAAGATGATGTTGATCCAGATGAATTATCCTACGAGGTACAAAAGATGGAGTACTCATTATTTATTTATGTAGCTCAAAAAATACATGACATTTACTAa